GGAGGCGCTGGCGATCGTCGAATCAACACGTCCGGACGTCGTACTGATGGACCTGCGAATGCCCCGCATGGACGGCGTCGCCGCGACCGGGGCGATCGTCTCCAAGTACCCGGACACTCGCGTCCTGGTGCTGACGACCTATGACACCGACACCGACATCCTGCACGCGGTCGAAGCCGGAGCCGCCGGGTACCTGCTGAAGGACACCCCGCACACCGAACTACTGAACGGAATCCGCGCCGCCGCCCGCGGCGAAACAGTCCTGGCCCCACCGGTCGCGGCCCGACTGATGTCACGCCTACGCGCACCAGCACCCACTACCGCGGCAGCACCATCCCCCCGCGAACTCCAGGTCCTCGCAGCCGTCGCCCGCGGCCTGAGCAACGCGGAAATCGGCCGCGAACTCTTCATCGGCGAAGCAACCGTCAAAACCCACCTCCAACGCCTCTTCGCCAAACTGGACGTCGACGACCGAACCCACGCGGTAACCGTCGCCATAGAACGAGGCCTACTCCCGTCCCCCGGCCGCTGACCCACGGCTCACGGGACTACC
The genomic region above belongs to Kribbella solani and contains:
- a CDS encoding response regulator, producing the protein MIRVLVVDDHPVVRSGLSGMLSVTEDISVVGEAGDGSEALAIVESTRPDVVLMDLRMPRMDGVAATGAIVSKYPDTRVLVLTTYDTDTDILHAVEAGAAGYLLKDTPHTELLNGIRAAARGETVLAPPVAARLMSRLRAPAPTTAAAPSPRELQVLAAVARGLSNAEIGRELFIGEATVKTHLQRLFAKLDVDDRTHAVTVAIERGLLPSPGR